The region ttcagaCAATTTTTCCTCAGCTAGGGTTGCGATTTTTTTGCGCAGCCAACAGCTGTGTGAATTCCACGCCCGTGTGAACTAGCCCTAagactttcacacaggagcgcaGGTCTGTCAGTGACTAGAGGCCGAGCAGGCAGGGATCTCTTCTGTCGTCCAGTGAAATGGAGCGATTCTGGACCTAAAGGTTCTCAAATCcaatccacatgctttattttatttgcgGGCGCCCATGCTTCCTTATgggggcttgatttgcagatcttccacgCGGGTGCCccacaaatcaaacccgcccgtggacattgggcctaacagaAAGTAGCAGAACAATGAAGAATCTCTATGTGTGAGAAGACATTCCTAGATCAGCATATTTAGGAGACTTTATGGGTATTTTGGAACTTTTGAAAATGTTTTCTGTTGATGACTGAAAGGGACCTGCCGCTCGCACGCCGATGAGCCGATTCCCAGGGCATGTTGGTCATccataacataaaaaaaacattaaaaagtcccagaataccgctttaaccccttaatgctacaggacgtaagtttatgtcctaggCGCATGGTACTTAACAAAACGGGGCGTAAACTTTATGGGCTTAGAAATGAGCTTGCGCCATCCCGTAGTGGGAGCCGGACTCCTGCTGTAACAGCAAGGATTGCTGAGAACATCGAGCCCCGCACTAAACCGCTTATATAACCCAATCACTGTAGATCCCGGtatgtaaaggattcacagagggagcgtgctccctctatgGAGTCACCGGCACTCCACGATGCAATCATGGACGGCCGATGGACTGCCATGGCTGTGATTACTATTGTGAGCgacaatgcattgcagtacagaagtaatgCAATTCATTATTATAGCagtcagagcttttatggttcaagtcctctacagggacatagaaaaaataacaaaaaataaaaataattaattaaTAAACACAAAGCACTTTCccgtttgtataaaaaaatataaagcaattaaaaaaaaaaccaaacacatatTTGGAATTATTGTATTTTAACTACCtgtgcaataaattgaacacacaaaaaaaactaaaagaaaaaaacaaaggtaaaatgcttattttggtTATTTTGactccaaaaaaaaagaaaacaataaaagtgatcgtatgtatcccaaaattgtaccaatgaaaactacagctcgtcacgcaataAACAAGACTCACCGagcttatgggagccaatgacagtggccggagaagggaggtgggagtttagcagcgtgtctgttAAACTCCCCCTTCTtcaccccttgccgctgtttgcaatgagagggggtgggacggggaaGCGCTAAGCTCCACCCATCCCATCCCCtgtcattgcaaacagcggcaagggacgGAAGCTCAGCACaccagctcccgccccatcccgcttcctccccttgcagagagtcagcgagggggagagaagggggaagacagcttagcagacctaagctgtctcccccctgccccacggcatatacgccgagcccgtgcatcagatggtagggtatatcggccagctgctctacgcttgtgtgaataagcccttagagcgtGCTCTGATTTGAAAATCCGCAACATGATtattttccgcagcggatttcttcTGTGAGTTATCGGCACTTTGTTGCAGGATTTGGCCGTATATTCTGCTATGGGTGAACTTACCCTCAGTAAACAAAGCTGAACGCAGGTGCATCGATTGTTCCGAAGGTTTGATCATTTGGCACCCGACTTGTTCGCTGGGGGCGGGATCAGCAGAATTGGCCACAATAGTTAATGAAAGATGTCCGGCAGTGGATGATAGGAGTAATAGTTCTGGCCCATAGAAACAAAATGCTTCGCTACCAGGTTTATTTCCTAGTCATGAGAACCAAGCCCCTCTTAAAGGGACAGGGTCCCATTTTCTATACATAAAGCTTGACAACTTCCCGTTGcagcctttttttccatttttgtttgtcaAACCCACAttcaaaaaaatcctaacttatTTTCCCAGTGACACAACCACATGAGAGCTCGTTCTTCTGCAGGATGAATTGCatttttcaattgtaccatttaaagtattggggtgaaatggaaaaatatcaCAATTTCGGCATTTTGGGGAGTGTTTTTTTATGGGGTTCATTCTACAGTAAAGAGTATATGCTACCTATATCCTCGGGGTCTGTAGGATTACGGTATGActaaatttaaaacattttttaagaaaaaagaaacaaaaaaagaaaaaaacattatttcAGTCATCATCTTTTGACCACCATAACGtttctatttttctgtcaatggggTTGTGTGGTGGTTTGTTTGTCTTCTGGGGCGAACTGTTGCTTCTACTACTTGCCCgtagacatgagcccttattTTCACAGATTGTACTCTTATGGATGCAGgaataccaaatattttttttcttttgactttGTGTTTCAATATTTCACAATTTTtgggatctctgcttgctgttactgAATTGATTACTTGTATTTTCAAAAGGACTTCTGCAAAACAAGAACTTGAATCTGTTTGGTTGCGATGGCCGTCTGCTTCTCTGTTCATTTGCACCGATTTTGATAAATTCTCCCATTCTGGTTTAGAAATGTAGGCTGAGAACAAGTGCTGACTGAGTCTGAGAGGAGCTTGCTATAATGTATCAGCTTAGGCAAAATATCAGAAGATTGTCCTCACAGATACAATGCAACAGCCTTCTTACatcgtttccccaaaaataagaccctgttctatataaatttttgccccaaaagagacattagggcttattttcgggggaatggCTTATTTTACTTGGATAGCAGGCTCCTCAGGGACCCTCCTGACACTCTCCAGAGGCCCGCTGCGGTTCCtgtagtcctcggccgcccacacagGATTAcctcctggttatgggattcataaatcccgcctccacaaagcaatggctgtgattggttcttcgagtgcagcattgattggctctttgagtgccacggctcagccaattacaaacaTCAGGTAgtggaagtgggatttatgaattggctgagccgtggctcagcaattcataaatcccgctttcATGATGCGATGGCTgagattggttctttgagcgctgctcagccaatcaatgctgcgctcgaagaaccaatcacagccatagcttCAGGGAGGCAGGATTCATAAACCAGGAAGTGATACTGTGTGTGCGTCCAAGGACTGCGGGAACTAGACTGAGCCTGATAAGTTATgtattcaaaattttttttaactagggcttattttcagcatagggcttatatttcaagcctccccgaaaatcctgaaaaatcaggctagggcttattttcttggAAACAAAATAGTATACAAATGAAGAAGCTTTATTGGTACAGGACTGGACAAGCcctggcagcagtatagtcagtgCGCCCCTCACCTGGTGAGAGGAGGTCAAGTGATAATTTACAGATGTGGTCATCTTAGTCCAACGATCCTGCAGACCTTGTCATACACAGGAGCCGCCAACTCCCGTGCCCTATGAGTCCCGCGAGTCAGCACCTCCCTAAGAAACCCCTTATCCCCCCTGAGTCTGTGAACCTCCTCCTGGATGGGCGTCAGTTTGGTGATCACCGCCTCCGCCACCACATGCTTGTACTGTGCGGTCTCCAGTCCACGGCTCTGCTTCACCACCTCCTCAGGAGAAAGGCCAGTCACGGCACTATGGATAGCCACCATGTTCGAGACACCCGGTCGCTTTTCGGGGTCATAGGTCACCTCTGAGGTAAAGTCTGTCACTGCCTTGCGGAATTTCATCACTATTTCATCTGGGGTGTCCGTCAGCCGCACAGTGGCCAACGTGTGGGGGTCCGATTTTGACATCTTCACCAAGGGGTCTCGGAGGGAGCGGATCTTCTTGGAGCTGCCTGTAAACAGTTCACACCATTACATGTCAGGAGGCAGAATGTCATATTAACCCCATCTTATCCCAACGTGGTCACCCAGCTTTAACAGGCTTCCGAATGAAGAAGCCCTCTAGTTACTATCAATACAGGAAGATGCAAAATCACATAACTAGTCCAGGTAAGATGGGTGGCAACTACTCTGGAAACTGTAATAGCGGCCATGTTGGTTGCCATGCAGCTTTCCTAGATAGTCTTAAAATTTCTGTTAGCGGTTAGTTAAATGGACTCACTGGATTCAAGACAAAATTCAGTCCTGGGATCAGAAGGGTTGGGGGGTATATTAcccgcacttgttcttctctgccatctgaTCTGGCGGTTCTAGTCCCAATTTTTGGCCAACCAGGACGGCTGTAGCAATGTTCGATCTAGCTAATTGCACACTGTGCACGGctctgtgagcagcactggccaaacaGAGAGCAGGTATTGCGTATTGGTAATCAGACACGAAAAACGCAatatggggattaggtagtctgacaATTGTGTCGGGCATCTTGGGCAGCCAAAAACGGGACCCAAAACCGGCAGATCATATACCACCCATCCTCTCTGGTCCCAAGATCGGAATTTGTCCCAAAACCATAGGGTCATCTTAAGGACCCCAAACCCCCAAAGTGAAACAATGGCAATCATGTATCATCAACCAGCCGTCACTCACCCATCAGAGCTCTGGGGATAGGAAAGAATTCTCCATATTGATAATTAAAGATCCGCGCCAAATCCTGCGTCAGCTGCAAGTGCTGGGCCTGGTCATCGCCAACCGGGACGTGTGTGGAGCTGTGACATATGGAGAGAGGACATGGTAACTACACCGATCCAGCACTACTGACTGTATATATAGGCTGATTGAACATTACATCACACGCGAAGAGCTTCGATTCACTGACGCATCTCAGGCCATACCGTTCCCGAGTCACAGCTATTATATCACATTGGTAGACGCGTCTTTATTACATCAAGCGTACATGTATCCTCAGTAGGTAGAGGGAAGTAAGCTGCTACCAGCCCGCTCCGTCCCCCGCCAAACCCCTCTGATCCCAAACAAGGATCAGATTGTAGGCCAGTCCAGCCGGTGTGGCCTTGTTCATCTGATGTGTAGGCCAGCTTTAGTTAGAGCTACTTTAGTACATCCCAACTTAAAATCAATCAAAACCGACGCGTTTCAAGACATATTAAagacccccccccaccttccccgcCCGGGACTTACAGGTAGAGCAGAATATCAGCCGCCTGCAGCACCGGATAGGTGAAGAGCCCCACGCTCCCCTCATTCTTCTGACTCTCACTTTTCATCTgtcagtcattaaaaaaaaaacacaaaacatttaGCCGCTCCGccacaaagggttaaaggggttttccagggaagtaCTAATAACAATGCCTCCTCAGGATAGTTGATCGTCCGGGGTCCGCCGCTCTGGAAGATCAGCTGTTCAGGAACCCGCTGTCAGCGCAGCTCTACACGGGGTACAGGGCGGGAGATTACAATGTAAGCTGCGCttacagttacaagtgctggccaacACACAAGGGTTGAAGCAGCAGCGTCCTCTTCGTACCATTTTGTAGCGACACTGACAGCTTGCGTCTGATCAGCcgggatcccaagcggtggaactagttgatcagctattgatgacctatcctaaggacagggtagcaatagtatttccttggaaaacccctttaaagcaacacTTCATGCTGGAAAACCTACATGTACAATTTTATATCTCCTGCACCACTTTTGCCTTATGCTCCAGTCCCAaccaaagctgcattcaaaattctgCTGGTGTATGTTCATGTCTCAGGTTGTCTGATCTTATatcccctgctggttcagtgaaGGATATACCTCTGGTGTTGGACGGTTGTAGTTTTGCAGTACATATACAATACAGGACCACGTGCTCCATATCAGCTCCTTCGCAGGTAGGTAAGCGGTGCGCTCCGGCATGGACCTAAACTGTAGGTGCCCGCTGCAGGCGGTGCTATAGAAGTGACACCCGCCTGCAAAGGCTGAGATAAGAGCTAGTTTCAAATACATCTGTTTAACACTAAAGCTGCCACTGTCCATAGCAACGGTGGCATATAAACGGTTAAACAGAGGGGAGGGACTCCCTCGGTGGCTTCATTGCGTCCTGCGGGTCGGCGCTTCTCTCCATCAAAAAAGGCACCAGATGCGACCAAAGCGAACTGCGACAAAATAAGTCCCTTTAAGTCAGTGCGGATCTTCCTGAATCAGTTTTCGTCCATTTTTCGGCTTTTAGGACAAAACAGGAAAACTGAAAAcaaaacgctgatgtgaacccagccttacaggggGGTCCTGCTGTTAGATTCCAAGCGGCGGCACTGTGGATGCagctgtgactggagtataagacctgATGGAAAAGCAAAATTCTGAATGCAGATCTGGTGGTGACTGGAGTAAGACATGACGTAAAAGGATTGTGAATGTAGATCTGGTGGTGACTGGAGTAAGACATGACGTAAACAAATAGTGAATGCAGATCTGGCAGTGAGTAGAGTAAGACATGATGTAAAAGGATTGTGAAGGCAGATCTGGCGGTGAGTGGAGTAAGGCATGATGTAAAAGGATTGTGAATGCAGATCTGGTGGTGAATGGAGTAAAATCTGCTGTAAAAGGATTGTGGATGCAGATCTGGCGGTGAGTGGAGTAAGGAATGATGTAAAAGGATTGTGAATGCAGATCTGGTGGTGAATGGAGTAAAATCTGCTGTAAAAGGATTGTGGATGCAGATCTGGCGGTGAGTGGAGTAAGGCATGATGTAAAAGGATTGTTAAATGCAGATCTGGTAGTGAGTGGAGTAAAACATGATGTAAAAGGATTGTTAAATGTAGATCTGGTGGTGAGTGGAGTAAGACATGATGTAAAAGGATTGTTAAATGCAGATCTGGTGGTGAGTGGAGTAAGACATGATGTAAAAGGATTGTTAAATGCAGATCTGGTGGTGAGTGGAGTAAGACATGATGTAAAAGGATTGTTAAATGCAGATCTGGTGGTGAGTGGAgtaagacatgatgtaataggATTGTTAAATGCAGATCTGGCAGTGACTGAAGTAAGGCATGATGTAaatgaatagtgaatgcagctctggcagTGACTGAAGCAAGACATGATGTAaatgaatagtgaatgcagctctggcagTGACTTGACATTCATACTTCCCATAGCGCTCACCTTCCACTGCGGCAGATGGCGGAGCCGCGGCAGCGACGTCAGACAACTGAGAATCCACCCAAGCTGAGCGTGTTCCGGGACCTGCAGGATATAAAGCAATGTATTTGAAATCAGCAGTATATATGGCTGCCGGCTATATACTATATGTACCCACTGCAGCCTCCATGACATGGACTGACCTGGGACTGCTGGAAGAGACAGCTCTTGGCAGGGTTCACCCCACAAGCCAGCAGACAGGCCGTCATGTCCAGCACGCTGTCCCGCAGGGCGTCCGGGTTCTGGGGTACAGTGATGGAGTGCaggtccacaatgctgtacagcacCGAGCTGAACTCCTCCTGCAGGCTGACCCAGCTCTGCAGCGCCCCCAGATAGTTGCCCAGATGGGGGATCCCGGTCGGCTGGATCCCAGAGAAGACGCGTGGGGTGGGGTTCTGGAAGACAGGAGGAACAGAGAccgaatatatataatatatatgtccaCCATTATACACATTCCACAGCTAcaggctcagctctgctacatctgtgtggCTAGTACTGTGGGAAGGAATCGCCCCCTGCTGATGTTTCTGACAGGGAAGATAAATGCGCAGTTTCCCCCTGAGCTGCGGGAGCTGACACCGGAATGACTGAACATAATGGGGGTGATTAATGAGGCCGATGGAAGTGGGGAGCAGAGTCCCCATCCCCCCACACCCTGCGCCGACAGCCGCTGCACACGTGTGCACACCCGAGCGGCTGACCGCAGCGACTATGTCACCCCCTGTTATAGAGAGCTACGGACAATGACCCCTCAGAGAcagagtgacccccataatatAGACGTCCCCCCTCTGTTTATTAAGGTCTTTGGGCTTTTAGAGTGTGACTGGTGCCGAGTGCCACCGAAGCAGCGCAGCGCGGACGAGCCCCGGCAGGAGTACATATGATAGGTGCCATAATACAGCAGCAACCAGAGAGAACTAGCTGGCAAGAGTGAGCAGAGCTGAGCGGAACCTTCACACTATTCCTCACAAGGCCCTTAAGCCATGTTCACTCGGGGCGGATTTACCATGGAAGCGCAACGCCTGTGCattcacgctttttttttttttttaaagtgtttgaaaaatggatagatagaaaaaaaaaaaatgcataaagatCGCAAGAAAAAGacttgcacagaaaaaaaaaccgaaCCTTTTTTACGGATCGCATTAGCTCGTATAAATATAGCGTAAATCAGTGTGGGGACGGACCTACGGCGCGGGATTCAGGCAACAGGTCAGATTTAGAAGCAGATTTGAGGCAGAAACCTTGTGGGTTTCTACCGCTGACTGCAGCGGAGAGGCTAAAATCCGCACAAAATCCAAGGCCAATCAGTACATGGCTCATTCCATTTAaagagggaataaaaaaaaaaatatatatatatttatgttaatATTTTTGGATGATTTATGTTTTTATGACTCTTAGGGCTTATAcagacgtccgtatattggctgggttttcacgcccggccgatatacggtgtccctctctgcagggggggaggatggaagag is a window of Eleutherodactylus coqui strain aEleCoq1 chromosome 4, aEleCoq1.hap1, whole genome shotgun sequence DNA encoding:
- the WARS2 gene encoding tryptophan--tRNA ligase, mitochondrial, yielding MALSIVRRATRCRLRRGIRPLTTDPPRGVQNPTPRVFSGIQPTGIPHLGNYLGALQSWVSLQEEFSSVLYSIVDLHSITVPQNPDALRDSVLDMTACLLACGVNPAKSCLFQQSQVPEHAQLGWILSCLTSLPRLRHLPQWKMKSESQKNEGSVGLFTYPVLQAADILLYLSTHVPVGDDQAQHLQLTQDLARIFNYQYGEFFPIPRALMGSSKKIRSLRDPLVKMSKSDPHTLATVRLTDTPDEIVMKFRKAVTDFTSEVTYDPEKRPGVSNMVAIHSAVTGLSPEEVVKQSRGLETAQYKHVVAEAVITKLTPIQEEVHRLRGDKGFLREVLTRGTHRARELAAPVYDKVCRIVGLR